The Littorina saxatilis isolate snail1 linkage group LG1, US_GU_Lsax_2.0, whole genome shotgun sequence nucleotide sequence GAAGGAAATGTACAAATGCTGAACGTAGCCCATTTTAGCTCGACTTATTAGACAGATAGGCTTGAGgagaatgataataacaaagtTATTAACAGAATGCAGACATCAATGATCGTGAGAACGCACAATTTGTTGTTTTCTGATGGTTATAACCGGAAGTATCTTTCGATAATGGGGCAGACAACTCCCGTAAACCCCTTCaggcttacttcccttctttgttgtCGTTCGTGTGGcagactaacactaacactggaATTTTGAATGGCCTCGAGTTGTTATAGGCTTTGTTGGTCTGATTTTCCGCTTGTTCTTCTCTGCGGGTGTGAGAAAACTTTCTGGGGGTATGGCTGGTATTAACCCTCCAGCTATCTTGTACAGCATCGTCAGGCGAAGTTGTCTACGCCGGTCAGCAAGTGCCGAGTCTGATGGCAAGTTCAGTCTCTGCAGCATCTCTCGCAACCGGGTTTTCTCCATGGATCTGTAATATTTGCAGGTAAATCTCGCTGCTTTGTGTTGAATCTTCTCGATTTTGTCGGTATCCAGTTTTAAATATATGGGTCCCAGACAACTGCCCCATACTCTAGGGTCGAGCGAACAACGTTTATCAGTGTAAAATTTAGGGTTTGATTTACGTGCAAAATAATGAAGTATGAAGAGCAGATGACAGAAGAGCACCTGATATTTTACGTGTATGTTTTATAATTTGATTTGCTGAACGTGCTTTATTTTCGTTAGGTTCACGTCCGTTCAGCCACCTTCGGACGACGGCTGTCAGTGTTATTCTGTCGACTGTTGGTCACTCCCGTTGGCTCAAGTTATGTCACTCTTAACTGTCATCAGTTTTGTGTGTACGGAATTCATGACAGATGCGCAGAATGGTAAGTCTTTTCTCTGCTATAATTACTAAGATTTAGGTCAAAATCAAATATTAGATTTAGATGTTTGCTTCCCAGGTTGTGTTCACTGGTGATGTTGAAGCACAGGCGGAAAATATTGTTCGCTGGACTACCACTATCATAGTAAGACTACCAATATCATAGTAAGACTATGATAGTGGTGGTCCAGCGAATGATACCTTCCACCTGTGGTAGAACTGAAGCATTGTAAATAATTATTGATAGCGCACTCaagttgacttatttttgatcACAGTGGTTGGAGACGCGCGGTGCATTCTACAGTGTTGCCCTTAGCTGTGCTTTCCAAGTTTACTGCCATTACATTTTCTTTACGATTGCAATTTTTACAACAGttacttctatctttttttttaaaataaatatgtCAATTAAGCAAAAATAGGAGCTTTCTCTATCTTTCAcattatatatatgttacagttaatctgtgaaagtAGGGAATACGTGTATGAACTAAAatattttaggtaatacatgaattaactggttttttccgtcagttaattcatgtattacctagttaatacatttattccctggtttcacagattaactgtaacatatatatataccgcTGCACCAGTATGAACACATGCCAAAGTACCAACTTCTGATTAGGGGTTCCAGTGATAACAGCTTAACAAGTACTGGCTTCTGTGACCACCCAAAACCAACACTGATTTATTTTGTAATCCTTTATGTTTTACAAAATATAGACAGTAAAATCAATTTGTTGTGAAAATATTATCAAGGCTTCTTTGAATCTATCGTTACACTAGCTTCCATGGTACCCCACCCATacaaatagaacgaaaacacaaacacacaagcagcTATGGGCAGAATGTCAGCCAGGATTTGATGGGCTAGTCAATATGGTGTATTTACATTTGAAGAGCGTGAATGTAGTATGGTATTTTCTGTGCGAAAGTCAACTTTATTTTCATCTTGTTATTCATTACTCACAGTTTTCTCTTTGCCAGCACAGTCAGTATGAGCAGACAAAAATACTTGCTCCCAAACTAAATTTGCTTATCAACATTAGATACGCACGCGCGCCTATAAGTAGGACATGAACAAGCCTAATGTACATATCTCATAAACTCCATACTGACAATCCCCTTCCCTCATGTACTACTGTTCAAATGCATAATACTATGTTcttggaagaagaaaaaaacacatttacACTACAATCACAATACTTAAGCACAACACATGAAACAACAAAACGCATCAGGATAGAATGTTGTGCCGCTGGTAACATATCTAACTGTGTCGTACCACAGGATGAAAGAAGCCCCATCGTTTTGGTCAGAGGACAAATCTGGGACAAAGAGGGCACACAGGTCACCAACAGGAGAGACGCCTACTGCAAAACGCCAGGTATAAatgttattaacagctattgtggtATGTATATGTTACGTATattaagttacagctccgtgcatccatggtatcgcgggatattttctccctagaatAACAGAATTAaagcatgtggttaatttcaacCACCCTCTGATAGTTCTGACATTAGATTTATGGGAACAAATTTGTCAAaccaatttttttaaattaaaatttgATTCATCTTCAATCTAAGGGACATAACCACTCAATGTTATGGGTTGCAATATATTCAATCTCACCACAATTTTCCTTGaattgcaagaaactgacatgctttttaTCCTTATAAGTTTACTTCTTTAATTTGTCTAGGGAACAGCTATTTCAGTCTCAAGTATATATCGAGTGAGAAAGCTGACATCCGAAGAATTCGGACATTGCTACACCAGCGCTCGGTTAAGCTAATGGTATATTAATTACCTATATTTTACccctttttttgactcacatgcgaagcaaaagtgagtctatgtactcacccgagtcgtccgtccgtccggaaaactttaacgttggatatttcttggacactattcagtctatcagtaccaaatttggcaagatggtgtatgatgacaaggcccccaaaaacatacatagcatcttgaccttgcttcaaggtcaaggtcgcaggggccataaatgttgtctaaaaaaacagctatttttcacatttttcccattttctctgaagtttttgagattgaatacctcacctatatatgatatatagggcaaagtaagccccatcttttgataccagtttggtttaccttgcgtcaaggtcacaggagctcttcaaagttggattgtatacatattttgaagtgaccttgaccctgaactatggaagataactgtttcaaacttgaaaattatgtggggcacatgttatgctttcatcatgagacacatttggtcac carries:
- the LOC138961020 gene encoding uncharacterized protein → MRRMDERSPIVLVRGQIWDKEGTQVTNRRDAYCKTPGNSYFSLKYISSEKADIRRIRTLLHQRSVKLMNESSALNSTRDFKSPSGHIVPQPNYKSFSCFGTWEMGFLLTVKQKMQRGCFFESTSRSCM